The Neorhodopirellula lusitana genome contains a region encoding:
- a CDS encoding helix-hairpin-helix domain-containing protein, translating into MVVIESSDPIQAAEQIEGLHENHDIAKQLREVADRLAEQQANLFRVRAYRSAAQTIAHLPSPVRQILKNEGVAGLVALPTIGHSIANLIESTLRTGKMPLLDRLRGQNDAEHSFATLDGIGPQLSHRIHEQLHLETLAELREAANDGRLQKVPGLGPKRIEAIRNCLAYQDVGDRPIEASGGDVFEAVAIEELLEIDRDYRERAKDGTLPRIKLSDQDLQTEVWLPVMHTERDGRHYTAMYSNTAHALVHHATHDWVIIYRDDANAHGRWTVITSQFGNLNGLRIVLGREEDCLEHYRRDIYHHREAGHPPHPEFPTQWDEEVGRNGLRG; encoded by the coding sequence ATGGTTGTCATTGAATCTTCTGATCCAATTCAAGCCGCCGAGCAAATCGAAGGCTTGCATGAGAACCACGATATCGCAAAACAATTGCGAGAAGTCGCCGATCGTTTGGCTGAACAACAAGCGAACTTGTTTCGAGTTCGAGCGTATCGGTCAGCCGCCCAAACGATCGCCCATCTGCCGTCGCCCGTTCGCCAAATATTGAAAAACGAAGGCGTAGCCGGCTTGGTTGCTCTTCCAACGATCGGTCACTCAATCGCAAACCTAATTGAGTCCACTCTTCGCACTGGGAAAATGCCGCTACTAGACCGCTTGCGTGGCCAGAACGATGCCGAGCATTCCTTTGCCACTCTCGATGGTATTGGGCCGCAACTGTCCCATCGTATTCATGAACAACTGCACCTGGAAACGCTCGCGGAACTGAGAGAGGCGGCAAACGACGGTCGACTTCAAAAAGTACCGGGCCTGGGGCCGAAGCGAATCGAAGCCATCCGAAACTGCCTTGCGTACCAGGACGTCGGAGATCGACCTATCGAAGCCTCCGGAGGCGACGTCTTCGAAGCCGTTGCGATCGAAGAACTGTTGGAAATCGATCGCGATTATCGTGAACGAGCCAAGGATGGCACCTTGCCCCGCATTAAGCTCTCCGATCAAGACCTGCAAACCGAAGTGTGGCTACCGGTCATGCATACCGAGCGTGATGGTCGCCACTATACCGCAATGTATTCCAACACCGCCCATGCACTTGTGCATCACGCTACTCATGATTGGGTCATCATCTACCGTGACGACGCAAACGCACACGGACGATGGACAGTCATTACATCACAGTTCGGCAACCTAAATGGCCTCCGAATCGTCCTCGGTCGCGAAGAGGATTGCCTAGAACATTATCGTCGCGACATCTACCATCACCGTGAGGCAGGCCACCCACCACACCCCGAGTTTCCAACCCAATGGGATGAAGAAGTAGGACGAAATGGGCTTCGCGGATAA
- a CDS encoding dihydroorotate dehydrogenase-like protein, with protein MSEVLTTKYLGLELVSPVIVGACPLTIEPETVRQFVGAGAGAIVLPSMLQEQIVHRMMKPTDPLGAIEKSGYQPQQDRYNGGAERYLETIADLKQTCSVPVIGSMNGSSPGPWLEYAKEIESAGADALEINLQQAIFDAHQTSGDIESRLCDLVHQVVEKVTIPVAAKISQRYTNVASMARQLSEAGAAGLVLFTHLPAWDVSTDRMHWTIHWELSPVDSLGGILEGIVRARSGDYPTPNDQPISIAASGGISNSEDAIKAMIAGGDVVMVTSAVYRDGPDAIRNIVDGIERHLASTTYATLTQFRAACPRDHVDDEQSVRLEYVDPLTRSNTYFDPTPVVAPQSGDSYGHRT; from the coding sequence ATGTCTGAAGTGCTTACTACCAAATACCTGGGCTTGGAATTGGTTTCACCGGTCATCGTGGGCGCCTGTCCCTTAACGATCGAACCTGAAACCGTACGACAGTTTGTGGGTGCGGGCGCGGGTGCGATCGTCTTGCCATCCATGTTGCAGGAACAGATCGTCCACCGCATGATGAAACCCACCGATCCATTGGGGGCCATTGAAAAAAGCGGCTATCAACCTCAACAAGATCGGTACAACGGGGGCGCGGAGCGGTACCTAGAAACAATCGCGGACCTGAAACAAACGTGTTCGGTTCCCGTCATTGGCAGCATGAACGGTTCCTCACCAGGCCCATGGTTGGAATACGCAAAGGAAATCGAGTCCGCCGGCGCGGACGCCTTGGAAATCAATTTGCAACAAGCCATCTTTGATGCCCATCAAACCTCTGGCGACATCGAGTCTCGGCTGTGTGATCTGGTCCATCAAGTAGTTGAGAAAGTGACGATTCCGGTCGCTGCCAAAATAAGCCAACGCTACACGAACGTCGCCTCGATGGCGAGGCAATTGAGTGAGGCTGGTGCTGCAGGACTGGTCCTCTTCACGCACCTGCCGGCTTGGGATGTCAGCACAGATCGAATGCACTGGACGATCCACTGGGAACTGTCCCCCGTTGATTCGTTGGGAGGCATCCTCGAAGGCATCGTACGCGCTCGATCGGGCGACTATCCAACCCCGAATGATCAACCGATATCCATCGCTGCCAGCGGTGGCATTAGCAACTCGGAAGACGCGATCAAAGCGATGATTGCCGGTGGGGATGTCGTGATGGTCACGTCAGCCGTCTATCGCGACGGGCCCGACGCGATTCGCAACATAGTCGATGGAATCGAGCGACACCTTGCATCAACGACTTACGCGACGTTAACGCAATTTCGGGCCGCCTGCCCACGCGATCACGTTGACGACGAGCAATCCGTCCGACTGGAGTACGTCGACCCGCTCACTCGCAGCAATACCTACTTCGACCCCACCCCGGTGGTCGCGCCACAATCCGGCGATTCTTACGGTCACCGAACCTAA